The window AGGATGGCGTGTGGATTGCCTTAGGTGTAGGAAACGATCGTCAATGGCGAGAATTCTGCCGCCTTGCAGGGCTTGAACATCTGGCAGAGGATCCTCGCTTTGCCACAAATCCTCAGCGGGTTATTCACAGAAAAGAGCTTATTCCCATCATTGCTGAAAAGATGCGAGAACGGACATCAGATGAATGGCTTGATGAGCTTGACAAACTGAAAATCCCCTGCGGCCCTATTAATACTCTAGATCGAGTCTTTGCCGATCCACAGGTGAACGCTCGCGGAATGGTTGTGGAAGTGCCTCATCCCAAGGCTGGTAAAGTCAAGCTTGTAGCAAGTCCGATGAAGCTTTCCCTTACACCATGCACCGTCGAAAGACATCCTCCACTGCTTGGAGAGCATACCGAAGAGGTTTTGCAAGAACTGGGCTATTCTTACGAAGAAATCAAAGCCCTGAGAGAAAAGGGGGTTATATGATTAAAGCCTTATGGATTTTAGTTACAGGATCTATCGGTGTCTTCATAGGAATGGCTGCTCTCTATCTGGCTATAAAGGCTCTTTCAGCGATTGTCAGTCGTTTTGGTGAGGAGAAAAGCAATGGAGCATAATTTCGTTACGGAAATGATCTATTCCTCTGGAATCTTTGGTCTTTCTTTAGGCAACGTAATCATGTGGATTATCGGAGGAACGCTTATATATCTCGCCATTGCAAAAAAATTTGAACCTCTTCTCCTTCTTCCCATTGGGTTTGGCATTCTTGTTGCCAACCTTCCACTTACCGATCTTATGAAGCCCGGTGAAGGACTTATATGGAGATTTTATCATTACGGCCTTCAGTGGGAAGTAATCCCGCCCCTTATTTTCCTCGGACTGGGAGCACTTACTGATTTTGGTCCTCTTCTCTCAAGACCTTCTCTTATTTTTCTCGGTGCCGGCGCTCAAGTTGGAGTTTATATTACTTTCTTTTGTGCCAGACTTATGGGATTTAGCTTAGAAGAATCTGCCGCTATCGGGATTATTGGCGGAGCTGATGGTCCCACAACGATTTACATTACCAGTAAACTCGCTCCCCATCTTCTTGGAAGCTGTGCTGTAGCAGCCTATTCTTATATGGCTCTGGTGCCGATTATACAGCCGCCCGTGATAAAACTTTTAACTACAAAAGCAGAGCGGCAAATTGTGATGAAAAAATCGCGACAGGTGTCCACTAGAGAACGCATTATGTTTCCCGTAGTGGCAACTCTGGTTGTGGTTCTCCTGTTCCCTTCCTCGGCTCCTCTTATGGCTATGTTTATGTTGGGAAACCTTTTCCGAGAATCAGGCGTTGTAGAGCGCCTTTCCGGTGCTGCTCAGAATGAACTTATGAATATTGTTACCATCTTCCTTGGAGTCTCTGTTGGAGCCACAATGAATGCTTCAACATTCCTTAAGCCCCAATCACTGATGATATTCTTTCTTGGAGCCTTTGCTTTTGCTTCCAGCACCGCAACGGGTGTCATTGTAGCAAAGATTATGAACCTTTTTTTGAAGGACAAGATCAATCCCATGATTGGAGCTGCGGGGGTGTCGGCAGTTCCAATGTCAGCCAGGGTTGTTCATTTGATGGGACAGGAAGAAAACAAAAAGAACTATCTTTTGATGCATGCAATGGGTCCTAACATAGCAGGAGTTATCGGAACAATTATAGCTGCGTCGATTTTTATTGGAGTTCTTAAATAACATTAAAGAGGAGGTTTGAA of the Thermodesulforhabdaceae bacterium genome contains:
- a CDS encoding sodium ion-translocating decarboxylase subunit beta, producing the protein MEHNFVTEMIYSSGIFGLSLGNVIMWIIGGTLIYLAIAKKFEPLLLLPIGFGILVANLPLTDLMKPGEGLIWRFYHYGLQWEVIPPLIFLGLGALTDFGPLLSRPSLIFLGAGAQVGVYITFFCARLMGFSLEESAAIGIIGGADGPTTIYITSKLAPHLLGSCAVAAYSYMALVPIIQPPVIKLLTTKAERQIVMKKSRQVSTRERIMFPVVATLVVVLLFPSSAPLMAMFMLGNLFRESGVVERLSGAAQNELMNIVTIFLGVSVGATMNASTFLKPQSLMIFFLGAFAFASSTATGVIVAKIMNLFLKDKINPMIGAAGVSAVPMSARVVHLMGQEENKKNYLLMHAMGPNIAGVIGTIIAASIFIGVLK